TgcttatgtgttttttttctactaAGACTTGTCACAGACTTCCTATACTTAGCAATTAAACACAGAAGCGTGTAAGTTTTGTAGTTTGTCGATAATGATTTATTGAGAGCTGAGCATACTGATTTTAAGTAACAGTCTGTCATTTAAAATAACTGAGAAGTCAGTGTTTACAGGTTTATGGCTTAGGATATATTTAGAGATCATAAGACAGTCACAGAAATAACAGAAGTTAGAGAAGTCTGAAACATCTGTCCATGTTAAAATGCTAAAACTCAACCTTTTTCGTATAAATCAAGTTTAAAACAACTTACCTCACCAAAAAACACACGGTCAATTATTAAAGAGGCTCCTACTGTGACCAATCTGCAAAAACAGAAAGTTGGTTGCACTGATATTGCCTGAATTGCTTTTGTATCAGATTCTACTCTTCTCCAAATAGCTTTTAAAACTCCCTGAATAGTTATTCCTAATCTTCTTTGAGATTATCCATACTCCTGGCCATTTTACAGTGGCCAGTTGCCATTGCCCAATATCCTTGTCGCAGTCTCAGATTAAGCTGGAACGCTGTTAGTGTCTCATCCTCATGAAATCTCTCCTAGTGCTTTTTTGCAGCATATACATTAAAGGAAGTATGCCCCTTCTTTAAACTTTTGCAGAAGGactctatttttttccttgtttttttacaTGAAATCAGCTTTTTTGCATTGTCTGCCTTTGCAGTGATAAAATCAATCTTAGAGATATAGCTGTGCACAGTCATAGTTTAAATTCAGAAAACTTACCCAACTGGAATGCAGTTGTGTAGGATAAGGTCTGCTTTCCTCTGTTCTTGCAAAAAATGAGTGAAGACCAAAGGTATCCATGGGATAACAGCGGTGGGACGAATAACAATTGCAAGTGCTATCAAAGCTAAATATTTGCAACTAGAATGAGGGaatataagaaaaacaaaagtttaTCAAAATGTTTGATCAATTCTTTTGCAAACAGTGACATTTCAACAGTTTAAATACTGTCATGTGTCTGACCAAGTTTTTCATACTGCAGATAACTGATTCTCTCAGTGCGGATACTCTTTTGCTTGGAAGGCTGCCAACTATGTAATTGCTTTATTAGCAATGGAGTTGCTATCTAGAAACACATACTTGCTTTAAAATAGATAGCTGGTAAAGAAAGTTGTGACCACAAATTCATCTATGTTTGAACCCAAACAAGCTTCTGTCATCTTTTCTCAAGTTACCACAAATTCCGGTCCTTCAAAGCTTAAATTAAAGTTTCCCATGAAGTGATACTTTGTGTAAGGCAACTGGAGATATATACCAGCTATATCCCATCTTCAAAAAAAATGTGAGCGGAAGTAACACAGTTGCTGTTCCTTCCATGATCTAGAGCTCTTGCTACAGGAACGAGGTGGTTTTGGTTGCCTTACATTTTAAGATAAAAGCTAGCATTTTAAACAGTATCAGTAGATTGGTGTTATCCCAAGCCAAAAATTATCAGTACTGTCAGTAGAAAGCTTCTCACCTGCTGCCCATCTTGGAACCTTTTATCGGATAGTAGGAAAGCGCAAAAATGGTAAGAAGAGTTTCCATGGTGTTTGTTAGAGTTCTGGTACAGCAATACCATGTAAACcaggaacagagctggcagaagtACTGAAAATAATTACAAACAGCAGGATGCACGGGGAGAAATGTTAAATTCTGTAGTTTTAAATGAAGGTGATAATTCTTCAAGGTGTGACTTACCATTTTGCTCTTGTTTACGCTGCAACAGTGTTTATTAACATACATAGGCTGAGACTCACCACGCACTTTGCTGTTTCTGCATTTTCAAGGTGTCGCACTAATGAGTAAAGCTTCACGTCAGCAAAAGCTGCCAGCACTGCCTGTGCAAGTCTAGGGACCCATATCTATGCAAGCAGAgagaaaattttatttgcaaCAAGCCTGTTAAATTCCAGGTTCAAGGAGAGGACTACTAAATTAGTGAATGACTGTTTAGACATGAAAAGAGTAAGTGAATTAGTGAATATTCGCTATAGCTTTTtacgaattaaaaaaaaatagtaaggtGCTTCAATAAGACTAGTATTTctgccaaaacaaagaaaatctccAGTTAACTGAAAGTGTTCAGAAATTGAGAGTAGAATTCTTTGCTGTTCATCTCCAATAGAAGTCAAAAGGGGCTGCTGTTACTGAGCCCAGCACAAACATATATTATTAAACACTTTGGAAGACTGAACCACTGAGCAGTTACAATGCAGCAGCAAAGAATATCGGTATGAAACTCAAGGAGCCTGATGGAGGCCAGTTATTGTCCTCTGCAGTCACAGGCATCAGTGCTGTGACTGGAGACCTACGAATGAGTTCTGCACCCACGCGAAACGCTTCGGCGAGGTCTCTGTGCTCAGACATCTCCAACTGCCAGATTCAAGGCTTTGTATTTTACCTGGACAATGATAAACGTTTACTCAATTGAAATACAGtgcttttaaacagaattttggtagcggatgtgggtttttttattatgctCACCAGCAGCTGCACGTCATCCTTAGCCAGCAGCTGTAGGGCTTTGTAGATGCTCGCAAAGATCAGCGGGTATGAGTAGCCCCTTAAGCCCTGTGCCCACTCCCAGCTCAGGTAGCCATAACTGTTAGCGTTAAGGACAGATCACGAACGACTGAAAGGAAGGCAGTTTCATTCGAACTGTGTTGTTCTTAGGCTTGTCCGTGGAGGGCCCAGACCAGCGGGGGTTCTGTCACCGGTCAAGCGAACGCCTTCCCCCCGCGGGAACCTCGACCCGCGCGCGAGGCCGCGACCCCCCGGTGACgcagggcgggcagcggcccGGGCGGCGGCCAAGGATATCGGAAGACCAGGCGATGCGCCACCTCCAGCGACTGCCAGTACTCGTCCGGGACGAAGCTGGTCCGCACCAGGAAGCAATTGAGCGTCCGCAGCGCCAGCGCCAGCGCCAGCAGCGGCGCCGGCCCGCCCGCAGCGCCTGCCGGAGGGAACGGAAGggacgggcagggcagggcagggcagggcgtccGTTGAGGGCCCCTCCGagggcccccgccccgccccgcttaCCGGCGCCTCGCTGCCCGGTGGCTCCGTCGGGGGCGCGGTAGAGCACCGACCGCCGCTTGCGGAGCCGCGCCGCGTCCGGTCTCCGCGCCCGCGCCAGCAGCGCGCCGGCCGCCTCCATCCCCGGGGGCCGGCCTCCGGCGGCGGCGCAtgcgccgcccccccgccggcacTTCCTTCCGGTCTCTTTAGCGAGCGGGAGGTTTCCGCTCCCCGGTCTCCCGTCCTTCAGGTGAGGGGCGCCGGGCCTGCTCGGGGCCGCGGGGCGAAGCGCTCCCGCGGCGGGGGCGCCGAGCCTCTCCGCCCCCTCTCCCCGCCGAGGAGCGCGGAGAGGCCGCGGCTCCCCACGTGCGTGTCCGGGCGGGGCAGCGCCGCCTGTCGGCATGCGGGGGCGGCTGCCGCTGCCGCAGGTGGCGCTGGCCGTGGCGCTCGGTGTGGCGAGCGGTCTCTACATCTACCGGCCCATCTTCCGGCCGTCCGGGTCCTCGCAGCCGCCCGAGGACACGGCGGGGCCGCCGGCGGACGCCGCGCCGGAGAAGAGGCCCTGAGGAGTCGCgtgagccgcgccgccgccgttCGTCCCCCGGCACCGCCCGGCAGCGCGGGCCGCCGCGCCTCTTGTCAGAGGAAATGGCGCCCGAGCCCGGCCGGCGTCGGAGCGTTCGTCGCCTGCCGGGAGCATCCCTGctgcgcagcccggccccgccggagcGATTCGCCCTGCCCGCGGGGCTGTgactgcacacgcgtgtgcccggTGTGCGTTGACTTGCGTATGAAATTCTGAACGTTTGAAGGTGTGTCTGCACGTCCAGGTTTAAAGTAACCGCCAGGAAACTGGAAAAGGAACATCACTGTGTACGGTTATGCTTCACGGGGTTTTATTGATTACCTCTGATCTGATCCTCCAAGTGATAAATACCATTTTCACCTGCTTGTCACGGTTTCAGTTCTTAATACTTGATGTTGGGTATGCCGTTGTACTGACGGCTGAGAAGGGAACTGCACCCAGCTTTGGTGTCCACGTTCATAcctgtgtatgtacacacacacatgtacaaacgtacatacatgcatacatacatccTCCATGCCTGACCGAGCGAGGGGAGGGTGGCTGTTTGATAGGTAAGGTCGCCTGGAAGCCGGGTGGTAC
Above is a window of Opisthocomus hoazin isolate bOpiHoa1 chromosome 10, bOpiHoa1.hap1, whole genome shotgun sequence DNA encoding:
- the PIGB gene encoding GPI alpha-1,2-mannosyltransferase 3, which produces MPTGGAAPPGHARGEPRPLRAPRRGEGAERLGAPAAGALRPAAPSRPGAPHLKDGRPGSGNLPLAKETGRKCRRGGGACAAAGGRPPGMEAAGALLARARRPDAARLRKRRSVLYRAPDGATGQRGAGAAGGPAPLLALALALRTLNCFLVRTSFVPDEYWQSLEVAHRLVFRYGYLSWEWAQGLRGYSYPLIFASIYKALQLLAKDDVQLLIWVPRLAQAVLAAFADVKLYSLVRHLENAETAKCVYFCQLCSWFTWYCCTRTLTNTMETLLTIFALSYYPIKGSKMGSSCKYLALIALAIVIRPTAVIPWIPLVFTHFLQEQRKADLILHNCIPVGLVTVGASLIIDRVFFGEWVLVQLNFLKFNGLQNLGTFYGSHPWHWYFTQGLPVILGTHLPFFIHGCVLAPKRYRIFLMAVIWTVVVYSMLSHKEFRFIYPVLPFCMFFCGYSLKHLKAWKKSAASFLLLSNLLPALYTGLIHQRGSLDVMNHIQQLCNTSYQSQAFVFFMMPCHSTPFYSHVHCPIKMRFLQCPPDLTGNESYIDEADVFYSDPLGWLTKEFYNDTLLPSHLIFFSVLEQEISSFLALRGYEKTATVFHTHVPQGRVGSHIYVYRRKPEMNHT
- the LOC142362551 gene encoding protein PIGBOS1-like, with the protein product MRGRLPLPQVALAVALGVASGLYIYRPIFRPSGSSQPPEDTAGPPADAAPEKRP